One Nyctibius grandis isolate bNycGra1 chromosome 26, bNycGra1.pri, whole genome shotgun sequence DNA window includes the following coding sequences:
- the FZD2 gene encoding frizzled-2 — protein MGPRRVLPALAWLLVGLSVPPPCRSQLHGEKGISIPDHGFCQPISIPLCTDIAYNQTIMPNLLGHTNQEDAGLEVHQFYPLVKVQCSLELKFFLCSMYAPVCTVLEQAIPPCRSICERARQGCEALMNKFGFQWPERLRCENFPRHGAEQICVGQNHSEDGGSPALLTSATPLAGQGTPGAPRYATLDHPFHCPRALKVPSYLNYKFLGEKDCAAPCEPTRPDGHMFFNEDEIRFARIWILIWSVLCCASTFFTVTTYLVDMQRFRYPERPIIFLSGCYTMVSVAYIAGFVLEERVVCNERFQEDGYRTVVQGTKKEGCTILFMMLYFFSMASSIWWVILSLTWFLAAGMKWGHEAIEANSQYFHLAAWAVPAVKTITILAMGQIDGDLLSGVCFVGLNNIDPLRGFVLAPLFVYLFIGTSFLLAGFVSLFRIRTIMKHGGTKTEKLERLMVRIGVFSVLYTVPATIVIACYFYEQAFREHWERSWISQNCKSLAIPCPLHFTPRMTPDFTVYMIKYLMTLIVGITSGFWIWSGKTLHSWRKFYTRLTNSKQGETTV, from the coding sequence ATGGGCCCCCGCCGCGTGCTGCCCGCCCTGGCCTGGCTGCTGGTGGGGCTGAGCGTGCCACCGCCGTGCCGGAGCCAGCTGCACGGCGAGAAGGGCATCTCCATCCCTGACCACGGCTTCTGCCAGCCCATCTCCATCCCGCTCTGCACCGACATCGCCTACAACCAGACCATCATGCCCAACCTGCTGGGGCACACCAACCAGGAGGACGCGGGCTTGGAGGTCCACCAGTTCTACCCTTTGGTGAAGGTCCAATGTTCGTTGGAACTCAagttcttcctctgctccatgTACGCGCCGGTCTGCACGGTGCTGGAGCAGGCCATCCCGCCGTGCCGCTCCATCTGCGAGCGGGCGCGCCAGGGCTGCGAAGCCCTCATGAATAAATTCGGTTTCCAATGGCCGGAGCGATTGCGGTGTGAGAACTTCCCCCGGCACGGCGCCGAGCAGATCTGCGTGGGGCAGAACCATTCGGAGGACGGCGGTTCGCCGGCGTTGCTCACCAGTGCCACGCCGTTGGCAGGTCAGGGCACCCCAGGTGCCCCTCGTTATGCCACCCTTGACCACCCCTTCCACTGCCCGCGGGCGCTGAAGGTGCCCAGCTACCTCAACTACAAGTTCTTGGGCGAGAAGGACTGCGCGGCACCCTGCGAGCCCACCCGTCCCGACGGCCACATGTTCTTCAACGAGGACGAGATCCGTTTCGCCCGTATCTGGATCCTCATCTGGTCCGTCTTGTGTTGCGCCTCCACCTTCTTCACCGTCACCACCTACTTGGTGGACATGCAACGTTTCCGCTACCCGGAGCGACCCATCATCTTCCTCTCGGGGTGCTACACCATGGTGTCGGTGGCCTACATCGCCGGCTTCGTGCTGGAGGAGAGGGTGGTCTGCAACGAGCGTTTCCAGGAGGACGGCTACCGCACGGTGGTCCAGGGCACCAAGAAGGAAGGTTGCACCATCCTCTTCATGATGCTCTACTTCTTCAGCATGGCCAGCTCGATCTGGTGGGTCATCCTCTCCCTCACCTGGTTCCTGGCCGCCGGCATGAAGTGGGGTCACGAGGCCATCGAGGCCAACTCCCAGTACTTCCACTTGGCCGCCTGGGCCGTGCCGGCCGTCAAGACCATCACCATCCTGGCCATGGGACAGATCGACGGGGACCTGCTGAGCGGCGTCTGCTTCGTAGGCCTCAACAACATCGACCCTCTGCGGGGCTTCGTGTTGGCCCCGCTCTTCGTCTACCTCTTCATCGGTACCTCCTTCCTTCTGGCCGGCTTCGTCTCCCTTTTCCGCATCCGTACCATCATGAAACACGGTGGGACCAAGACGGAGAAGCTGGAACGGTTGATGGTTCGTATCGGGGTCTTCAGCGTCCTCTACACCGTCCCGGCCACCATCGTCATCGCTTGCTATTTCTACGAGCAAGCGTTCCGCGAGCACTGGGAGCGGAGCTGGATCAGCCAGAACTGCAAGAGCTTGGCCATCCCCTGCCCGCTCCACTTCACCCCCCGCATGACCCCCGACTTCACCGTCTACATGATCAAGTATCTCATGACTCTCATCGTGGGCATCACCTCGGGCTTTTGGATATGGTCGGGCAAGACCCTGCACTCCTGGAGGAAGTTCTACACGCGACTCACCAACAGCAAGCAGGGCGAGACGACGGTGTGa